The following are encoded together in the Capsulimonas corticalis genome:
- a CDS encoding STAS domain-containing protein gives MENLRIETTLRFLQSVPVLDVVGEIDIYTTPQFKEAVNSAIEEGGPAIIINMANVSYMDSSGFGTLLSATKRLRPMNGALYLVACNEAITRMLQITRLNTIFGVYETEDEAVTAAKEQQASSQAIATPS, from the coding sequence ATGGAGAATTTAAGGATTGAAACGACGCTTCGTTTCCTCCAGAGTGTGCCGGTGCTGGATGTCGTGGGAGAAATCGATATCTACACAACGCCGCAGTTCAAGGAAGCGGTCAATAGCGCCATCGAAGAAGGTGGCCCGGCGATCATTATCAACATGGCCAACGTCAGCTATATGGACAGCAGCGGCTTCGGCACGCTTCTGTCCGCGACCAAACGCCTGCGCCCAATGAACGGCGCGCTTTATCTCGTGGCCTGCAACGAAGCGATCACGCGGATGCTGCAAATCACCCGCCTCAATACCATCTTCGGCGTCTACGAAACCGAAGACGAAGCCGTCACCGCCGCCAAGGAACAGCAAGCCTCCAGCCAGGCGATCGCGACGCCTTCTTAG
- a CDS encoding amidohydrolase family protein: MSIQTYRAKWILPIDAEPMEDGEVVVEDGRIAAVRARVSGSTADRDFGDAVLAPGFVNAHTHLEYTVQRGFLEDVPFFPWVRALNAAKAHLSPDDWLMSSRLGAMECLAGGITTIGDNTDAGVTMTVASESGLRATIYQEIFGIDDREPIAPILEALRGKIEAHRRFASDRVRAGVSPHALYTLRPELLRALAEYLRVESLPSSIHIAESPAESALMERGEGPFWEMYLRRGITWTPPGVSPTRYADDLGLLNAGTLAIHCVQQDESDIAAVANSGASIVHCPKSNAKLGAGIAPLARWLKTEGLTVGLGTDSAVSNNTLDMFEEMRAALLMQRGVQRDVEAVSARDVMRMATLGGAEAMGWGDVTGSLTPGKRADLAAIRLSRPHTTPATDPYSALVYSARADDVVMTLCDGDALYDEGAWRTIDGTATLSAAREIRARLSDAMKRGA; the protein is encoded by the coding sequence ATGAGCATTCAGACATACCGCGCAAAGTGGATCCTGCCGATTGACGCGGAGCCGATGGAAGACGGCGAGGTCGTCGTCGAAGATGGCCGGATCGCCGCCGTTCGCGCCCGCGTGTCTGGATCGACGGCCGACCGCGACTTTGGCGACGCCGTGCTCGCGCCTGGCTTCGTCAATGCGCACACTCATCTGGAATATACGGTCCAGCGCGGCTTTCTGGAGGATGTCCCGTTCTTCCCGTGGGTGCGCGCGCTGAACGCCGCCAAGGCGCACCTGTCGCCGGACGATTGGCTGATGTCGTCGCGGCTGGGGGCCATGGAGTGTCTCGCCGGCGGGATCACGACCATTGGAGACAACACGGACGCGGGCGTCACAATGACGGTCGCCTCCGAATCCGGCCTGCGGGCGACGATCTATCAGGAGATCTTCGGGATCGATGACCGGGAGCCGATCGCGCCGATCCTCGAAGCGCTGCGCGGCAAGATCGAGGCGCATCGGCGCTTCGCGTCGGACCGCGTGCGCGCCGGTGTTTCGCCCCATGCGTTGTACACGCTGCGGCCGGAACTGCTGCGCGCTCTGGCCGAGTATCTGCGCGTCGAATCGCTGCCGTCCAGCATCCATATCGCCGAATCGCCCGCCGAGAGCGCGCTGATGGAGCGCGGCGAAGGGCCGTTTTGGGAGATGTATTTACGGCGCGGCATTACCTGGACGCCGCCCGGTGTTTCGCCGACACGCTATGCGGATGACTTAGGACTGCTGAATGCCGGAACACTGGCGATTCACTGCGTGCAGCAGGATGAGAGCGATATCGCCGCCGTCGCCAACTCGGGCGCGTCAATCGTTCACTGTCCCAAGAGCAACGCCAAACTCGGCGCGGGGATCGCGCCGCTTGCGCGCTGGCTGAAGACGGAGGGCCTGACCGTGGGGCTTGGCACGGACAGCGCCGTTTCTAACAACACGCTGGATATGTTCGAGGAGATGCGCGCGGCCTTGCTGATGCAGCGCGGCGTCCAGCGCGATGTGGAGGCCGTCTCGGCGCGCGATGTCATGCGTATGGCGACACTGGGCGGGGCGGAGGCGATGGGCTGGGGCGATGTCACGGGCTCGCTGACTCCGGGCAAGCGCGCCGATCTCGCCGCCATTCGCCTGAGTCGTCCGCACACGACGCCCGCGACTGACCCTTACAGCGCTCTCGTCTACTCCGCGCGCGCGGATGATGTCGTGATGACGCTTTGCGACGGCGATGCGCTCTACGATGAGGGCGCGTGGCGAACGATCGATGGGACGGCCACGCTGTCGGCCGCGCGCGAGATCCGCGCGCGCCTTTCGGACGCCATGAAGAGGGGAGCCTAA
- a CDS encoding VanZ family protein codes for MTVRRFFRDIFPVICWLGVIFFLSTDNGSAEHTNSFLDEHLRLWFGGVIAHLTADQLDTLHYCVRKAAHLTEYLILAVLLVRAIARGRAGARPPRAAVLAWCFATVYAMTDEFHQRFVSSRTPKVTDVMIDSVGALLGVALVASILFLRRKAQARKFAAALGG; via the coding sequence ATGACCGTACGACGCTTTTTTCGCGACATCTTCCCCGTTATCTGCTGGCTGGGCGTCATCTTTTTTTTGTCGACAGACAATGGATCCGCCGAGCACACGAACTCATTTCTTGACGAGCATTTGCGTCTGTGGTTTGGCGGCGTCATCGCGCATCTGACCGCCGATCAGCTCGATACTCTGCACTACTGCGTCCGCAAAGCCGCCCATCTTACCGAATATCTGATCCTGGCCGTGCTGCTGGTGCGGGCGATCGCGCGCGGACGCGCGGGGGCGCGTCCCCCGCGCGCCGCCGTGCTCGCCTGGTGCTTCGCGACCGTCTACGCGATGACCGACGAGTTTCACCAGCGCTTTGTCAGCTCCCGCACTCCCAAAGTCACCGATGTGATGATCGATTCCGTTGGCGCGCTGCTGGGCGTGGCGCTCGTGGCGTCGATCCTGTTTTTGCGGCGTAAGGCGCAGGCGCGCAAGTTCGCGGCCGCCCTCGGCGGATGA
- a CDS encoding tetratricopeptide repeat protein gives MESLDERIQRGIAFKIDGRYEEAADEFRSIITDHSDHSEAHHQLGLVYGFSGMFDESVAELEEATRLSPSNILARNDLALTYTMLGRYDEAKAEFARVLERDRENDIALRNLTYLP, from the coding sequence ATGGAATCGCTGGATGAGCGGATACAGCGGGGCATCGCCTTCAAGATCGATGGGCGATATGAAGAAGCCGCCGACGAGTTTCGATCGATCATTACGGATCACTCCGACCATTCCGAGGCGCACCACCAGCTGGGCCTTGTCTATGGCTTTAGCGGGATGTTCGATGAATCCGTGGCCGAACTGGAAGAAGCGACACGGCTTTCCCCCTCCAATATCCTGGCGCGCAACGATCTGGCGCTCACTTACACCATGCTCGGCCGATACGATGAGGCGAAGGCCGAGTTCGCGCGCGTTCTGGAGCGTGATCGCGAAAACGATATCGCGCTGCGCAACCTGACTTACCTCCCCTAA
- a CDS encoding GH92 family glycosyl hydrolase, producing the protein MRRTSLERSLRRLSVVLASSGFAACLMVNAACAAPAAPASDLSALVNPFVGTDRSGDTFPGAVAPFGMMQLSPNLENNGYYWSNTHMHGFVVNLMSGDGGDNEGQVLMTATTGPVHVERADTDFQFDHQHESATAGYYQVMMQPWGVNAEMTTTTRCGMLKYTFPAGKQANILLPLSYANNPTLSADVHYIDSQTITGHVTSQAFYGEHQGIPVYFVMKFSKPFDTHGVWTNGKITPNAGEAAQNDRKMVIGFYGSYSSSAKPQDVEVRIGMSYVDVNGAIANLQAETPNGDFAHYKSLASQAWNKELALIDVEGGTLTHRRIFYTALYHALISPTIFDDVDGRYTGFDGKIHTVPAGHKHFYATFSGWDIYRSQVPLLGIIEPERSGDMAQSIVEMAKQLGYIDRWPQLNQPCAVMNGDPLTICLANFWNADVRNFDMETAYQFMWKQSQFGDPHAHIDVYQGFDEEKKGTTINSSASVSSAQEYNVAYAALGHLAEKLNKPEDANFLLGRAAQYRQMYNPSSGYFQGKNSNGVWDATFGGYTEGNRDIYLWFTPHDVQGMVDLMGGTQTFDKRLDNFFDKNLYDPTNEPDIQAPFLYDYINRPWKTQHIVAQTADRCFTDAPGGLANGGNDDLGTMSSWYLLSQLGFYPVDPGVPYFEVCTPRFTRTILHFGSSPSAKQFVINAPAAASENEYIQSAVLNGVPLTKPWFDEAAILSGGNWTVDVASTPNPQWAASPFDRPYSLSSGFNHLPQNPILKSLIATGKEEAVIWRYTETKPTDEWFKSSFDDTSWKTGPAGFGTEDEGVTPRTPWISDDIWMRRTFTLPSWSHTLAIIAYHDQDLDVYLNGVLATHIDGWTHSYDPLPIAPSALAALKPTQNTIAVHVHHPGDGRHFADVGLADLGWPDSEK; encoded by the coding sequence ATGCGAAGAACATCATTGGAACGCTCGCTGCGCCGGTTAAGTGTAGTGTTGGCGAGCTCGGGATTTGCCGCCTGCCTCATGGTGAACGCCGCCTGCGCCGCGCCGGCCGCGCCCGCTTCAGACCTCTCGGCGTTAGTAAACCCATTTGTCGGAACGGATCGATCTGGGGACACATTTCCCGGCGCGGTGGCGCCGTTCGGCATGATGCAGCTCAGCCCGAATCTGGAAAACAACGGCTATTATTGGTCCAATACGCATATGCACGGCTTCGTCGTCAATCTCATGAGCGGCGATGGCGGGGATAACGAAGGTCAAGTCCTGATGACCGCAACGACCGGGCCGGTGCATGTGGAGCGCGCGGACACGGATTTCCAATTCGACCATCAGCACGAAAGCGCGACGGCGGGTTACTATCAGGTAATGATGCAGCCCTGGGGCGTCAATGCCGAAATGACGACGACGACGCGCTGCGGCATGCTCAAATATACGTTTCCCGCCGGCAAGCAGGCGAATATCTTGCTGCCGCTGAGCTACGCCAATAACCCGACACTGTCCGCCGATGTCCATTACATCGACAGCCAGACCATCACGGGACATGTGACCAGTCAGGCGTTCTACGGCGAACATCAGGGAATCCCCGTCTACTTCGTGATGAAGTTCAGCAAGCCATTTGATACACATGGCGTTTGGACCAACGGCAAAATAACGCCAAACGCCGGTGAAGCCGCGCAGAACGATCGTAAAATGGTCATCGGCTTTTACGGCAGCTATTCCAGCTCCGCGAAGCCACAGGACGTCGAAGTGCGGATCGGCATGTCCTATGTGGACGTGAATGGAGCGATCGCCAATCTCCAAGCGGAGACGCCAAACGGAGATTTCGCGCATTACAAAAGTCTCGCGTCGCAGGCGTGGAACAAAGAACTGGCATTGATCGACGTCGAGGGAGGAACGCTCACGCACCGGCGCATCTTCTATACGGCTTTGTACCATGCGCTGATCTCGCCGACGATCTTCGATGATGTCGATGGACGCTATACGGGCTTCGACGGGAAGATCCACACCGTTCCGGCCGGTCACAAACACTTTTACGCCACCTTTTCCGGATGGGACATCTACCGAAGTCAGGTTCCATTGCTTGGCATCATTGAACCGGAGCGCTCGGGGGACATGGCGCAGTCTATCGTCGAGATGGCGAAGCAGCTCGGATATATCGATCGCTGGCCGCAGCTCAACCAGCCCTGCGCGGTCATGAACGGCGACCCGCTGACCATTTGTCTGGCAAACTTCTGGAACGCCGACGTTCGCAACTTCGACATGGAGACCGCGTATCAATTCATGTGGAAGCAGTCACAATTCGGCGATCCTCACGCTCATATCGATGTCTATCAGGGATTTGATGAGGAAAAGAAAGGGACGACGATCAATTCCAGCGCCTCTGTATCCTCCGCGCAGGAATACAATGTCGCATACGCGGCGCTGGGACATCTCGCCGAAAAACTCAACAAGCCCGAGGACGCCAATTTTCTCCTGGGCCGCGCGGCTCAGTATCGGCAGATGTACAATCCGAGTTCTGGCTACTTCCAGGGGAAAAACTCTAATGGCGTTTGGGACGCCACATTCGGCGGCTATACCGAAGGCAACCGGGATATCTACCTCTGGTTTACGCCGCACGATGTCCAGGGCATGGTCGATCTGATGGGCGGAACGCAGACATTCGATAAACGACTGGATAATTTCTTCGACAAAAATCTCTACGATCCCACCAACGAACCGGATATCCAAGCGCCGTTTCTCTACGACTACATCAACCGTCCCTGGAAAACCCAGCACATCGTCGCCCAAACGGCCGACCGGTGCTTCACCGACGCCCCTGGCGGCCTCGCGAACGGCGGCAACGACGACCTGGGAACAATGTCGTCCTGGTATCTGCTCTCACAGCTCGGATTTTACCCGGTCGATCCAGGCGTTCCCTATTTCGAAGTTTGCACGCCGCGCTTCACGCGAACGATTCTCCATTTCGGATCTTCGCCCAGCGCAAAGCAGTTTGTGATCAACGCGCCGGCGGCGGCAAGCGAGAATGAGTATATCCAGAGCGCGGTCTTGAACGGCGTTCCGCTCACGAAGCCATGGTTCGATGAGGCGGCGATCCTCTCCGGCGGAAACTGGACCGTGGATGTGGCGTCAACGCCGAACCCGCAGTGGGCCGCCTCGCCGTTCGACCGGCCCTACTCGCTTTCCAGCGGCTTCAATCATCTCCCGCAAAACCCGATCCTCAAGTCTCTGATCGCCACCGGCAAAGAAGAAGCAGTGATATGGCGCTACACGGAGACCAAGCCGACGGACGAGTGGTTCAAATCTTCGTTCGATGATACATCATGGAAAACAGGGCCTGCCGGCTTCGGCACGGAGGATGAAGGAGTCACGCCGCGAACGCCGTGGATAAGCGATGATATTTGGATGCGCCGAACGTTCACGCTTCCGTCCTGGAGTCATACTCTGGCGATCATCGCGTACCACGATCAGGATCTAGACGTCTATCTCAATGGCGTTCTCGCCACGCACATTGACGGCTGGACACATTCCTACGATCCACTCCCTATTGCGCCGAGTGCTCTGGCGGCGCTTAAGCCGACACAGAACACGATCGCCGTCCATGTCCACCATCCTGGCGACGGACGCCACTTTGCGGATGTAGGTTTGGCGGATTTGGGATGGCCGGATTCGGAGAAGTAA
- the fmt gene encoding methionyl-tRNA formyltransferase, producing MQILFLGTSPFAVPALHRLLQESKHTILGVVTQPDRPQGRGGRVSSTPVKIAALEADLPVYQPEKVRAKAFVEFVREMQPDCLVVAAFGQLIPQRMLDIPRYGGINIHGSLLPRWRGAAPMQYSLMAGDAETGVTTMQMDAGLDTGDMLMQAVLPLTEDDNLGTIEGKLAELGAELLIQTLDALERGDCPRIPQDPALVTQSPSLPPDIGAFDWSRPARELHNLMRGVSPKPGAYTLWQGKRLKITEASVREDQSGEPGAVLSMDHSGVTVGAGEQSILLREVQPESKGKMAAGAWARGARISIGDRFESIVRHDTQGATDGIAG from the coding sequence CCGCACTCCACCGCCTGCTTCAAGAGTCGAAACACACGATCCTCGGAGTCGTCACGCAGCCGGACCGTCCGCAGGGGCGCGGCGGCCGCGTTTCCAGCACCCCCGTCAAGATCGCCGCGCTCGAAGCGGACCTGCCGGTCTATCAGCCGGAAAAAGTGCGCGCCAAAGCCTTCGTGGAGTTTGTCCGCGAGATGCAGCCGGATTGCCTGGTGGTCGCCGCGTTCGGCCAGCTCATTCCCCAGCGCATGCTGGATATCCCGCGCTACGGCGGAATCAATATCCATGGATCGCTCCTTCCCCGCTGGCGCGGCGCCGCGCCCATGCAGTACTCGCTGATGGCCGGAGACGCCGAAACGGGAGTCACGACCATGCAGATGGACGCCGGCCTGGATACGGGCGATATGCTGATGCAGGCTGTATTGCCGCTGACGGAAGACGACAATTTGGGAACGATCGAAGGCAAGCTCGCGGAGCTGGGCGCGGAGCTTTTGATCCAAACATTGGACGCGCTGGAGCGCGGCGACTGCCCGCGCATCCCGCAGGATCCCGCGCTGGTCACCCAGTCCCCCTCCCTGCCGCCCGATATCGGCGCATTCGACTGGAGCCGGCCCGCGCGTGAACTGCACAATCTGATGCGCGGCGTCTCTCCGAAGCCGGGCGCGTACACGCTCTGGCAGGGCAAACGCCTGAAGATCACGGAAGCGAGCGTGCGGGAAGACCAGAGCGGCGAGCCGGGCGCGGTCCTTTCCATGGACCACTCCGGAGTGACGGTCGGGGCGGGCGAGCAGAGCATTTTACTGCGCGAAGTACAGCCCGAAAGCAAGGGAAAAATGGCGGCCGGCGCATGGGCGCGCGGCGCGCGTATTTCGATAGGCGACCGTTTTGAGAGTATCGTTCGACACGACACACAGGGGGCGACAGATGGAATCGCTGGATGA
- a CDS encoding CPBP family intramembrane glutamic endopeptidase has translation MANDRWDGHAVGRARDPRAPFGRHEEGSLTIARKTKAEPAQKGYHGSDTLVGWTTFLVGVVAVGYLFVTNGDSKPVESYWLINNGFCLWLPLMAILLVLKQDPSHFGLTSGDRKLGLKWALILWAAMLLPIIVVSVRPEFRDQYLSHRLSQQLSGVGAVYDTFTKVVNLRALLYYELAMAFYMFCWEFFFRGFLLFGFQKTRLGTWGGVILQALPFMLLHWSWNPHAAKPPLEVLGSLPAAIILGILAVRTRSVLYGFIAHWGVSATMDLVLLAPFIFKHIG, from the coding sequence GTGGCGAACGATCGATGGGACGGCCACGCTGTCGGCCGCGCGCGAGATCCGCGCGCGCCTTTCGGACGCCATGAAGAGGGGAGCCTAACCATAGCCAGGAAGACGAAGGCGGAGCCCGCTCAAAAAGGCTACCATGGCTCGGACACGCTGGTGGGATGGACGACGTTTTTGGTCGGCGTCGTCGCCGTCGGCTATCTGTTTGTGACGAACGGCGACAGCAAGCCCGTCGAATCCTACTGGCTGATCAATAACGGCTTCTGCCTGTGGCTGCCGCTCATGGCGATTCTCCTGGTGCTCAAACAGGATCCCTCGCACTTTGGTCTCACAAGCGGGGATCGCAAGCTTGGTCTCAAATGGGCCCTGATCCTCTGGGCGGCGATGCTGCTGCCGATCATCGTCGTTTCGGTCCGTCCGGAGTTTCGCGATCAGTATCTGAGCCATCGTCTGAGCCAGCAGCTTTCCGGTGTTGGGGCGGTTTATGACACCTTCACGAAGGTCGTCAATCTGCGTGCGCTGCTATACTATGAGCTGGCGATGGCGTTCTATATGTTCTGCTGGGAGTTCTTCTTCCGAGGTTTTTTGCTCTTTGGATTCCAGAAGACTCGCCTGGGAACCTGGGGCGGCGTGATCCTTCAGGCTCTGCCGTTCATGCTGCTGCACTGGTCATGGAACCCGCACGCCGCCAAGCCGCCGCTGGAGGTGCTGGGCTCGCTGCCGGCGGCGATCATCCTCGGGATCCTCGCCGTCCGGACTCGCTCGGTTCTGTACGGATTTATCGCCCACTGGGGCGTTTCCGCGACGATGGATCTGGTCCTGCTCGCTCCGTTTATTTTTAAGCATATTGGGTAA